The proteins below come from a single Abyssisolibacter fermentans genomic window:
- the aroB gene encoding 3-dehydroquinate synthase: protein MEQITVKLPHKEYNIYIKKGLLNILPETIKENFNFSKLVIITDDNVKSLYGDKLVKSFVDIGINTFCISVLPGEVSKSISVAEKIYKDLLKYKINKGDLVIALGGGVVGDLTGFVCATFLRGIPFIQIPTTILSQVDSSVGGKTAVNLEEGKNLVGAFYHPEAVFIDPDVLETLEEKYISDGMAEVIKYGCISDNKLFEILYEAGDYNNLRNRINEIIYRCIDIKREIVEQDEKESGIRMLLNFGHTIGHAIEKYYNYNKYTHGQAVAIGMYYITESSERLGKTKKNTSQKVKEVIQMYKLPCKIEKINKDKIIDTIKLDKKTRGNKINIILIKEIGESLIETIDMLDLKKYI from the coding sequence TTGGAGCAAATAACAGTTAAATTACCACATAAAGAATATAACATCTATATAAAAAAAGGTCTATTAAATATACTTCCAGAGACAATAAAAGAAAACTTCAATTTTAGCAAACTAGTTATTATAACAGACGATAATGTAAAGAGTTTATATGGTGATAAGCTTGTAAAAAGTTTTGTAGATATTGGAATCAATACATTTTGTATAAGTGTATTACCAGGAGAGGTTAGCAAGAGTATAAGTGTAGCTGAAAAAATTTACAAAGATTTATTAAAATATAAAATAAATAAGGGTGATTTAGTCATTGCACTAGGTGGTGGTGTAGTAGGAGATTTAACAGGTTTTGTTTGTGCTACTTTTCTTAGAGGAATACCATTTATACAAATTCCTACGACGATATTATCTCAGGTAGATAGTAGTGTAGGTGGGAAAACAGCTGTAAATTTAGAAGAAGGAAAGAATTTAGTAGGAGCATTTTATCACCCAGAGGCAGTTTTTATAGATCCTGATGTATTAGAAACATTAGAGGAGAAATATATTAGTGATGGTATGGCTGAAGTAATAAAATATGGTTGTATTAGCGATAACAAGCTTTTTGAGATTCTTTATGAAGCTGGTGACTATAATAATTTAAGAAATAGAATTAATGAAATAATTTATAGATGTATAGATATTAAAAGAGAAATAGTTGAACAAGATGAAAAAGAATCAGGAATTAGAATGTTGTTAAATTTTGGGCATACAATAGGTCACGCCATAGAAAAATATTACAATTACAACAAATATACACATGGCCAAGCAGTTGCTATTGGCATGTATTATATAACAGAGTCTAGTGAAAGATTAGGAAAAACTAAGAAAAATACATCCCAAAAAGTTAAGGAAGTTATTCAAATGTATAAGCTTCCTTGTAAAATAGAAAAAATTAATAAAGATAAGATTATAGATACTATCAAATTAGACAAGAAGACAAGAGGTAATAAAATAAATATAATCTTAATAAAAGAAATAGGGGAGAGTTTAATAGAAACAATAGATATGTTAGATTTAAAAAAATATATATAA
- the aroA gene encoding 3-phosphoshikimate 1-carboxyvinyltransferase: protein MKIVEIIPNKLSGDILIPPSKSLSHRAIISAGLSDGESIVSNLIFSDDIEATLNAMKVFGVKDIVISEDNIGRYSVRLKCGNKGLKEKVIDCKESGSTLRFLIPLSALQNREIKLIGRGKLVSRPLEDYYRIFDKQGIKYSNNNGQLPLIIDGLLKSDEFDLSGNVSSQFITGLMLALPLLDGDSKINITTELESIGYVDLTLDMLNRSGIIIENKGYKQFIIKGNQNYKPIKYNVEGDFSQAAFWIIAGLIGESITCKGLNIESLQGDKTILDIVKAMGANIQEAEDKIIIKPSKTKGTDIDVSQCPDLAPVLTALAAVSKGTTRILNAERLRIKESDRLKAICTELNKLGGDVTEYEDSLIINGKLNLKGGKVDSWNDHRIAMALAVASIKCTEKVTIANAEAVNKSYPSFWEDFKLLGGNINEWNVG from the coding sequence ATGAAAATAGTAGAAATAATACCAAACAAACTAAGTGGCGATATATTAATACCTCCATCAAAGAGTTTGAGCCATAGAGCAATTATTTCAGCAGGTCTAAGTGATGGTGAAAGTATTGTTAGTAATCTTATTTTTTCAGATGATATAGAGGCAACACTTAATGCAATGAAAGTTTTTGGTGTAAAAGATATAGTTATTTCTGAAGATAATATAGGACGTTATTCAGTTAGGCTAAAATGTGGGAATAAAGGATTAAAAGAAAAAGTAATAGATTGTAAAGAATCAGGTTCAACACTGAGATTTCTAATACCATTATCAGCATTACAAAACAGAGAAATAAAACTAATAGGAAGAGGCAAATTAGTATCAAGACCATTAGAGGATTATTATAGGATATTTGATAAACAAGGTATTAAATATTCAAATAATAACGGACAATTACCATTGATAATAGATGGACTACTTAAAAGTGATGAATTTGATTTGAGCGGAAATGTTAGTTCACAATTTATAACTGGACTTATGTTAGCATTACCGTTATTAGATGGAGATAGTAAAATTAATATAACAACAGAATTAGAATCAATAGGCTATGTTGATTTAACATTAGACATGTTAAATAGAAGTGGGATAATTATAGAGAATAAGGGTTATAAACAGTTCATTATAAAAGGGAATCAAAATTATAAACCTATTAAATACAATGTAGAGGGAGATTTTTCACAAGCGGCGTTTTGGATAATTGCTGGCTTAATAGGTGAAAGCATAACTTGTAAGGGACTAAATATAGAGTCACTGCAAGGTGATAAAACTATACTGGATATAGTTAAAGCTATGGGTGCAAATATTCAAGAAGCAGAGGATAAGATAATTATAAAACCTTCTAAAACAAAAGGAACAGACATTGATGTGTCACAATGTCCTGATTTAGCTCCAGTACTGACAGCATTGGCAGCCGTAAGTAAAGGTACCACTAGAATATTAAATGCAGAGAGATTGAGAATAAAAGAATCAGACAGGTTAAAAGCAATTTGTACAGAATTAAATAAATTAGGTGGCGACGTTACAGAATACGAGGATTCTCTAATTATTAATGGCAAACTAAACTTAAAAGGCGGTAAGGTTGATAGTTGGAACGACCATAGAATTGCAATGGCATTAGCAGTAGCATCAATAAAATGTACTGAAAAAGTGACAATTGCAAATGCAGAAGCAGTTAACAAATCATATCCATCTTTCTGGGAAGATTTTAAGCTTTTAGGAGGGAATATTAATGAGTGGAATGTGGGGTAA
- the aroC gene encoding chorismate synthase — MSGMWGKNIRLSIFGESHGECIGIVIDGLKAGIQLDLDYIRHEMKRRAPGNSLLSTPRKEKDEFEIMSGYFNNRTTGSPLCCMIKNNNTKSRDYDKTKHLMRPGHADYTGYIKHGGFNDYRGGGHFSGRLTAPLVFAGAIAKQILEKDYNIFIGSHIKSISNIEDQVFGENTLDLDYICTLRNADLAVINTKIKEKMKKEIIKAKEQNDSVGGVIETAIINVIPGLGEPFFDSVESRLSQMLFSVPAVKGVEFGAGFDITRLKGSEANDEYKIENGIVKTLSNNNGGILGGITNGMPIIFRTAIKPTPSIAKQQTTINIKEKANSTIVIEGRHDPCIVPRALPVIDSVAALVMLDMIWERKVTNE; from the coding sequence ATGAGTGGAATGTGGGGTAAAAATATAAGATTGTCTATATTTGGTGAGTCTCATGGAGAGTGTATTGGTATAGTAATTGACGGTCTTAAAGCAGGTATACAGCTAGATTTAGATTATATTAGGCATGAAATGAAAAGAAGAGCTCCGGGCAACTCTCTATTAAGTACACCTAGAAAAGAAAAAGATGAATTTGAAATAATGAGTGGATATTTTAACAATAGAACTACTGGTTCACCGCTTTGTTGTATGATTAAAAATAATAATACAAAATCAAGAGATTATGATAAAACAAAACATCTAATGAGACCGGGACATGCAGATTATACCGGTTACATAAAACATGGTGGATTTAACGATTATAGAGGAGGAGGACATTTTTCGGGCAGGTTAACAGCACCTTTGGTGTTTGCTGGGGCTATAGCAAAACAGATATTAGAAAAAGATTATAATATCTTTATAGGGAGCCATATAAAGAGTATTAGTAATATAGAGGATCAAGTATTTGGTGAAAATACTTTGGACTTAGATTATATATGCACCTTAAGAAATGCAGATTTGGCAGTAATAAATACAAAGATAAAAGAAAAAATGAAAAAAGAAATAATAAAGGCTAAAGAGCAAAATGATTCTGTAGGAGGAGTAATAGAAACAGCAATAATCAATGTAATACCGGGACTAGGCGAACCATTCTTTGATTCTGTTGAAAGTAGGTTATCTCAGATGCTATTTTCAGTACCAGCAGTAAAAGGAGTAGAATTTGGAGCTGGGTTTGATATTACCAGACTTAAAGGTTCTGAGGCTAATGATGAATATAAAATAGAAAATGGGATAGTAAAAACATTATCAAATAACAATGGAGGAATATTAGGAGGCATAACAAATGGAATGCCTATTATATTTAGAACAGCAATAAAACCAACTCCTTCTATAGCCAAACAACAAACCACTATAAATATTAAAGAGAAGGCAAATTCAACGATAGTCATTGAAGGAAGACATGATCCTTGTATAGTTCCAAGAGCACTACCTGTAATAGACAGTGTGGCAGCTTTAGTTATGTTAGACATGATATGGGAAAGGAAGGTTACCAATGAGTAA